Part of the Paenibacillus guangzhouensis genome is shown below.
ACGCCGTTACGGTTAACCCAATCATGATAAAAAGGCGGCCCAGCACCCTACGGATTCGCGAGGCAGTCCGAACGGGTTTCTGCGTTATGAAAACGTCTCTAAGCGAAAGCATAAGCATCAGGATCGTAAATCCGTATAAAAATAAAAACTGAACCCTGTATCCTTCGACAAGCAAATGTATGACTAACAAAATGGAGCCAGCTCCGCTTGTCAGGAGTAAAGCTGATCTTCGGATACGTTGATTGAAAATGAACAGGAAGGCCAACAAACAAGCACTTGAAAAGAATAGCAGCATTTCAAAAAGCCTCACGCCAACTCCCCCTAAAAACGAATCCCATCGATGGATAAAATTAGCATACAGGAGCAAATAGGTTGATACTATTGATCTAGATGACAATTGTCTTACACTCTTTTAAGGTTGCGCTACGATGACTGTTGAACAAGAAAGCCCAAAAAGGGCTGCAACAGGTCACTTACTTACCACCTGTCACAGCCCTCCGGCCTGCGTCCGACGCGGCCTTTCAGCTCTTACTCTTCTCCCGTCGCAATCGGATTCCCCTCATACGAAATCCAATCGCTCCAGCTTCCCGCATACAATCTTACGTTTTTATATCCCGCTTCCTGCAGTGCGATCACATTTGGGCAGGCCGACACGCCCGATCCGCAGTAGACGATGATGGTCTCCGCTTGATCCGCGCCTAACTTGACGAACCGAACCTTCTGCTCATCCGCCGAACGCCATAATCCTTGCCCGTCCAGCGACTCCTTCCAGAATGCGTTCAGCGCACCCGGAATATGCCCGGCCACAGCGTCGATCGGCTCTACCTCACCGCGATATCGTGGGGCTTCCCGCGAGTCAATGAGGAGGACGCCGGACTTCGTCATTTCTTGACGCAACTCGTCGATATGGATGATGGATCGATTGTCGATCTGCGGCACATAAGTTGCAGAACTTGTCGGTTCCGGTATCTCGGTTGTTGTCGGATATCCCCGCTCAGCCCAAGTCGTGAAGCCGTCATCCATGATCGAAGCACCGCCAGTATGTCCCGTGTACTGCAAGAGCCACCATAGTCGACTCGCCATCATGCCGCCTTGATCGTCATAAGCAACCACATGCTTGGACGCATCGATACCGATGCTGCTGAACTTCGATGCAAGTGTATCGATATCCGGCAGAGGGTGTCTCCCGCCATGTTCACCCACGGAAGAGGACAAGTCCCGATCCAAATCCAAATAATAAGCACCTGGCAAATGTCCCGCTTCATATTGTTGCTGTCCCACGTTCGGTGCAGCCCCACCCATCATGAACCGACAATCCACCAAAATCACGTTCGAATCCCCTAAATGCTCATGCACCCAAGTCATAGATACGATGTTGCCTTGTCCCATGTTCTACCGCCTCCTTTTTGCTATAATATAACAATATCGATTTGAGTAGAGGAGGTCAACGATGGACGCATTCCAACACAACCTGCCTGCCATGCAGATCGTCCTAATGACAGAAGCGCATGCCGCAGCCGTCTGCAGCTGGGAGTTCGAACCGCCCTATAATATTTATGGATTCCTACCTTGGGAGGACATGCAGAAGATTGGAATCGAGTTCGGAGACCCTGAGCTTCGTCAGGAGCAATACCGTGCGATTGAATCACCGAACGGCGAGTTGATCGGATTCGCGCAATTTTTCCCTATGGTTGGTGTGACACGGCTCGGCGTCTGCATGCGACCGGATTTATGCGGACAAGGATTAGGAAGCCGATTTATGGAAACCATTGTACAAGAAGCTATCCGTCGTTCGCCGCAAGATGAAATTGATCTTGAAGTACATAGTTGGAATAAGCGAGCCATTCGCACCTATCAAAAGGTAGGTTTTGTAATTACCGACACATATGACAGACGCACCCCAACAGGCATCGGCGAATTCCATTGCATGGTCTGGCAAGGACATTCATCACGATAAGCGGTCGATTTGAGCGTTAGTCACAAAATTGTCATTTACACCTTTTGGAATATAGTGTTACGATGGTGTATAGCTGTGGTAAATTTAAGAAGTAGCATGCAAAGGGGGCGAACATATGCAAAAGTGGATTATGAGCACATTATTTTTCGGGGCTTGTACCTTAGCCATTGTATTGATGTTTACGTTGAACGTTGGTCCTAAAGGCGAACAGAAGCAAGAAGCGAAGATGCCTGAAGTTACGCTTGATGCAGCGGCAGCAGAAGCAACCGTAAAAGCAAACTGCATCTCTTGTCATGGTAACTCGCTGGAAGGCGGCGTTGGGCCGAATTTGCAGAAAATCGGAGCAGAGCTGGACGAACAAAAGCTTTTCAAGACGATTACTAAAGGTAAAGGCGGCATGATGCCAGCTTTTAAAGACAAGCTAAAAGAAGAAGAAATCGCAAACGTAGCGAAATGGCTCGCAGCGAAGAAATAATAACCGCAATAAATAGAAGAAACACGCCGTACCTCTCATCCATATGAGAAGTATGACGTGTTTTTTTGTGCGATCTGCCAGCTAAGTGAGCTTGATCATCGCGACGATGTTCTCTCCAATGCTCACATCGATTAAGTGGAAATTCGAATCATAGGTTACTTCAGCGCTGCCTACCTGGATGATCTTATCCTGTCCAAGCCCGTAGAACACATCATCCGCCAACGCTTCAAGCACTTCCTTCCGTTCTCCTTCCCCTAACCTCTCCCATTCCTCAGCCGTCATCTCAAAGAACTCATAGCAATCCGGAATCTGAGCAACGGCGGTCATTAAATCCGCCAAAATATCCGCATATTCTCTGCCATGTTTAACTCCCATGAACCTCACTCCATTCCTAACCTTGTCCTGTCCAAGCACAATTCCTTCTTTATTATACCTAAATTTTTTGACTAAAGCTGACGATAAATAGTATATTACAACTCTTTACCGCCCAATTTGGCGACTAGCGTCGATAACTAAGGATGGTACCTATTTTATTTCTCATGGATGAGGTGTGCACGTGGAAAAATCAACATTAGCCGGTATTATTTTAGGTCTCTCTGCGATTATAGTCGGGATGTATTTGAAAGGCGCTCCCTTAGGGTCGCTCTACAACCCAGCTGCCTTTATGATTATTTTTGTCGGTACAGCAGCATCGGTATGTATGGCCTTCCCAATGTCCGAGCTGAAGAAGATACCTAAACTGTTTGGCCTCGTGTTCAAGCAGCAGCAATTGATCGACCGTACAGAATTGATCCGTCTCTTCACAGAATGGGCGAGCATTACGCGTCGTGAAGGTCTGCTTGCGCTAGAGGCGAAAGTCGAAGAGATTGACGATGATTTCATGCGCAACGGTATGCGAATGATCATCGACGGGAACGAACAAGATTTCGTACGCGACGTCTTAATGGAGAACATTAATGCAACCGAGACGCGTCACCGTTCGGGAGCACTGATCTTTCAACAAGCGGGGATGTACGCACCGACGCTCGGGGTACTCGGGGCCGTTGTCGGTCTAATCGCTGCTTTATCGGACATGTCCTCGATGGAGCATCTAACCAAAGCGATCGCAGCCGCGTTTATCGCAACACTATTAGGTATTTTTACCGGATATGTTATCTGGCATCCCCTCGCGAATAAATTAAAGCGTCTCTCTGAGCGTGAAATTCAAGTACGATTAATGATGGTTGAAGGTCTGCTATCCATCCAATCGGGTGTATCTACGATCGCGATCGGCCAGAAGCTAGCTGTATTCCTAACTCCTGCAGAACGCGTGAAAATGGAGGAAAAGGGGGAATCCGGCGGTGAGCAAAAAGAGTAGAAAAGCCCATCACGATGAACACATCGATGAATCCTGGCTCATTCCTTATGCCGATATTCTAACCCTATTGCTTGCATTGTTTATCGTACTCTACTCGATGAGTGCTGTTGATGCGAAGAAATTCGAAGAGATGAGCCAAGCCTTTAATGCCGCTTTTAGTGGAAGTACAGGCATCTTGGATCAGACCGCTGTCATCAAGACTGGCCCTGCGAACGGCAAGAAAGATAACGAGGATAAGAACACAGGAAATGTCGATATCAAAGATAAAGACAAAATGACTGCCATGAAGCAAGAAGAAGAGAACATGGCCAAAATTAAAAAGAAGCTGGACCAATATATTCAGGAGAATAAGTTGACGTCACAGCTCAGTACGAAGCTCAATCAATCCCAGCTCCTAATCACGATCAGTGACACTGCGCTATTCGCCTCAGGCAGCGCGACCGTCAAGCCGGAATCCCGTAATCTAGCCGTGACCATGGCGGATATGCTCGAGCAATTCCCGGGATATGAGATAATTATCGCGGGACATACGGATAATCAACCGATCTCGAATTCCGAATTCGAATCCAACTGGGAGTTGAGCTCCACGCGGGCATCGAAATTCATGAAGATTCTGCTGCAGAATCCGAAGCTAGATCCGAAGCTGTTCAGCGTCATCGGCCAAGGGGAATACCACCCTGTGGCGAGCAACGCAACTGTCGAAGGAAGGGCACAGAACCGCCGAGTAGAAATCTCGATCATGCGGAAGTTCGTGAACAATGAGGACACGAAGAGCATTACCGTAAAAAAATAATTATTTAGCCATGAAAAAGGCGCTTCGTTGAACGAAGCGCCTTTCTTCTTACCCGATCCTATTAGCCTAGCTCGTATTGCAGCGTCTTCCCTAGTTCGGCCTTCTCTGCCGGCGTTAAATCTCGCCATGTGCCAACGCGCTGGGAGCCTAGATGAATGTTCATAATCCGAATGCGGCGCAGCTTTTTTACTTCATAACCGAAGGCTTGGCACATTCTACGAATCTGACGATTCTTCCCTTCCGTGAGAATGATCCGGAACTCCCGCTCGCTAATCCGAGTTACCGTACAAGGCAGCGTCATCGCACCTAGAATTCGTACACCACTCGCCATCCCTTGCAGGAACTGAGGTGTGATAGGGCGGTTCACCGTTACAATGTATTCCTTCTCATGCCGTCCTTCTGCCCGCAAAATCCGATTCACAATATCCCCATCATTCGTGAGCAAGATTAGCCCTTCCGAATCTTTATCCAATCGACCAATAGGGAATATTCGTTCTTTATGCTTTATAAAATCAACAATATTTCCCGGGACATGGGACTCTGTCGTACAAGTAATGCCCACAGGCTTATTCAACAGGATATAGACATGTTTGCTCGCATCCGCAATCGGACGGCCATTAACGCGCACATCATCACCTGTCTCAGCTTGACTTCCTAGTTCAGCAACGATCCCATTAATCGTCACTTTGCCGTCAGCGACTAGTTTGTCCGCCTCACGTCGTGAACAAAAACCGGTCTCACTAATAAATTTATTAATTCGCACTGCCATTCACCTCTAAAAATCTTAAATCAACCCAGGCGGATTGTCTAGTTGCACTTCATAGAATACAGGC
Proteins encoded:
- the motB gene encoding flagellar motor protein MotB, coding for MSKKSRKAHHDEHIDESWLIPYADILTLLLALFIVLYSMSAVDAKKFEEMSQAFNAAFSGSTGILDQTAVIKTGPANGKKDNEDKNTGNVDIKDKDKMTAMKQEEENMAKIKKKLDQYIQENKLTSQLSTKLNQSQLLITISDTALFASGSATVKPESRNLAVTMADMLEQFPGYEIIIAGHTDNQPISNSEFESNWELSSTRASKFMKILLQNPKLDPKLFSVIGQGEYHPVASNATVEGRAQNRRVEISIMRKFVNNEDTKSITVKK
- the motA gene encoding flagellar motor stator protein MotA, translated to MEKSTLAGIILGLSAIIVGMYLKGAPLGSLYNPAAFMIIFVGTAASVCMAFPMSELKKIPKLFGLVFKQQQLIDRTELIRLFTEWASITRREGLLALEAKVEEIDDDFMRNGMRMIIDGNEQDFVRDVLMENINATETRHRSGALIFQQAGMYAPTLGVLGAVVGLIAALSDMSSMEHLTKAIAAAFIATLLGIFTGYVIWHPLANKLKRLSEREIQVRLMMVEGLLSIQSGVSTIAIGQKLAVFLTPAERVKMEEKGESGGEQKE
- a CDS encoding c-type cytochrome; translation: MQKWIMSTLFFGACTLAIVLMFTLNVGPKGEQKQEAKMPEVTLDAAAAEATVKANCISCHGNSLEGGVGPNLQKIGAELDEQKLFKTITKGKGGMMPAFKDKLKEEEIANVAKWLAAKK
- a CDS encoding GNAT family N-acetyltransferase, giving the protein MDAFQHNLPAMQIVLMTEAHAAAVCSWEFEPPYNIYGFLPWEDMQKIGIEFGDPELRQEQYRAIESPNGELIGFAQFFPMVGVTRLGVCMRPDLCGQGLGSRFMETIVQEAIRRSPQDEIDLEVHSWNKRAIRTYQKVGFVITDTYDRRTPTGIGEFHCMVWQGHSSR
- a CDS encoding sulfurtransferase; the protein is MGQGNIVSMTWVHEHLGDSNVILVDCRFMMGGAAPNVGQQQYEAGHLPGAYYLDLDRDLSSSVGEHGGRHPLPDIDTLASKFSSIGIDASKHVVAYDDQGGMMASRLWWLLQYTGHTGGASIMDDGFTTWAERGYPTTTEIPEPTSSATYVPQIDNRSIIHIDELRQEMTKSGVLLIDSREAPRYRGEVEPIDAVAGHIPGALNAFWKESLDGQGLWRSADEQKVRFVKLGADQAETIIVYCGSGVSACPNVIALQEAGYKNVRLYAGSWSDWISYEGNPIATGEE
- the rluF gene encoding 23S rRNA pseudouridine(2604) synthase RluF; its protein translation is MRINKFISETGFCSRREADKLVADGKVTINGIVAELGSQAETGDDVRVNGRPIADASKHVYILLNKPVGITCTTESHVPGNIVDFIKHKERIFPIGRLDKDSEGLILLTNDGDIVNRILRAEGRHEKEYIVTVNRPITPQFLQGMASGVRILGAMTLPCTVTRISEREFRIILTEGKNRQIRRMCQAFGYEVKKLRRIRIMNIHLGSQRVGTWRDLTPAEKAELGKTLQYELG